A section of the Candidatus Paceibacterota bacterium genome encodes:
- a CDS encoding phosphatidylglycerol lysyltransferase domain-containing protein → MKRPVGSRWKVVLAARVLLIIGAASIASSTLKPFRRRLRILESTFPTGWPNLATAGVIIIGVLLIVLSFALARRNRAAYLLTQLLLLISISLNLLRGLYVVEAVATLTIFIFLFLIRREFYAKPVRRVISRALIVFGQMAFMSLLIGFILILAPDRLFGGEITISHIFETVLRGLIGLSGPAYFISHREQDIFNYAMPSLGFLTIIVPILTLLQPSPPKPHMSDADEKSLRVLLAEFGERDSLGYFALREDKSVIWSNTGKAAITYRVVGGCALASGDPIGNPDAWPQVIHAFIDLCLKNGWTPASIGCSEDAGEIWVRETQMNALEIGDEAVVHVKEYDPESPRYRNVRQTSRRILKQNYTTNIFRTSQMPPEMRTILTEDSKKWRGAATERGFMMGLGRIADIDEPDLLIVTALKDGQVRGLLQFVPWGDSALSLDLMRRSPQADAGINELMINAVIRYGAENGIEQISLNFAAFRSAFERGAQLGAGPVIRSWRNILLFFSRWLQMESLYRFNSKFRPEWIPRYLIFRKNSDLPKLGLATLRAEAFLGSRRAESKKNTSLG, encoded by the coding sequence GTGAAAAGACCAGTAGGTTCGCGCTGGAAGGTTGTTCTGGCAGCCCGAGTTCTGCTCATTATTGGTGCGGCGAGCATCGCGTCCAGCACTTTGAAACCTTTCCGTCGCCGCTTACGTATCCTTGAGTCCACCTTTCCCACAGGTTGGCCAAATTTGGCGACTGCAGGGGTCATCATCATCGGCGTTCTCCTGATCGTGCTCTCATTTGCACTTGCGCGACGAAATCGGGCAGCCTACTTGCTCACCCAACTCCTTCTTCTCATAAGTATTTCATTGAACTTACTAAGGGGTTTGTATGTGGTGGAGGCAGTTGCGACGCTCACTATCTTCATCTTCTTATTTCTCATACGGCGGGAGTTCTATGCGAAGCCGGTAAGGCGCGTTATAAGTCGTGCGTTGATTGTCTTTGGACAGATGGCGTTTATGAGCCTTCTAATTGGTTTTATCCTCATCCTTGCCCCCGACCGATTATTCGGTGGTGAAATTACAATTTCACATATTTTCGAAACCGTCTTGAGAGGACTCATCGGTCTTTCTGGTCCCGCTTACTTTATAAGCCACAGGGAACAAGACATTTTCAATTATGCAATGCCCAGCCTTGGATTTCTCACAATCATTGTCCCCATTCTCACCCTTCTTCAACCGAGTCCACCCAAGCCTCACATGAGCGATGCAGACGAAAAAAGTCTGCGGGTGCTTCTAGCCGAATTTGGGGAGCGCGACTCTCTTGGGTACTTCGCCCTTCGGGAAGATAAGAGCGTCATCTGGTCCAACACAGGTAAAGCTGCGATTACCTACCGAGTTGTTGGTGGCTGCGCTCTCGCCAGCGGAGACCCAATAGGAAATCCAGATGCGTGGCCCCAAGTTATCCACGCATTTATCGATCTCTGTCTCAAAAACGGCTGGACTCCGGCATCTATCGGATGCAGTGAAGATGCCGGTGAAATCTGGGTCCGTGAAACGCAGATGAATGCATTGGAAATTGGCGATGAGGCGGTAGTCCATGTGAAGGAGTACGACCCCGAGAGTCCGCGCTATCGGAATGTCCGACAAACATCCAGGCGTATTCTCAAACAGAACTACACGACCAATATTTTCCGAACCTCGCAGATGCCGCCTGAGATGCGAACAATACTTACGGAGGATTCAAAAAAGTGGCGCGGTGCTGCAACCGAACGCGGATTCATGATGGGACTGGGAAGAATTGCCGATATCGATGAGCCAGATCTACTTATTGTTACAGCACTCAAAGATGGTCAGGTGCGGGGACTGCTCCAATTCGTCCCGTGGGGAGATAGCGCCCTTTCATTAGATCTTATGCGTCGTTCACCGCAAGCCGATGCGGGTATCAACGAATTGATGATTAACGCAGTTATTAGGTACGGTGCCGAAAACGGTATCGAGCAAATCTCACTCAATTTTGCTGCCTTTCGATCCGCCTTTGAGCGCGGCGCCCAACTTGGTGCTGGACCAGTCATTCGATCCTGGCGCAATATTCTCCTCTTCTTCTCTCGATGGTTGCAGATGGAATCGCTCTATAGATTCAATTCCAAGTTCCGTCCCGAGTGGATTCCGCGCTACCTCATCTTTAGAAAGAATTCAGATCTGCCCAAACTTGGACTGGCGACGCTTCGAGCCGAAGCATTCTTGGGATCGCGCCGAGCAGAATCCAAAAAGAACACCTCGTTGGGGTGA
- a CDS encoding tetratricopeptide repeat protein — MSDDEEAGQDELITEEMLWDRIPEVEGAERASTYYELSARIYARGQYDEALALAETACDIYSGLGVGASTEGLAQAYSAIGYNLNQLKRMDEAATAMSKAVEILRRNKSPIALELACTLGEWWYSSKNYFKVIETMQECAQEHLLDGNEIGAANDLHLIGCAYREIKNYEDAIISFNEARALFKKNREVIHVARCDQKIAACQIELGRGEEALISARKALDVFETAHDHRRETFALFEYAKAQILLGRLDEGLITLEQVLQASTDEDSRDFELIVDVETRMASVMRSQGKVAEADEIIRRLATVSEVLDDKQEGS; from the coding sequence ATGAGCGATGACGAAGAAGCGGGACAGGACGAACTCATAACAGAGGAGATGCTCTGGGATCGGATTCCGGAGGTAGAGGGCGCCGAACGAGCCAGCACTTATTACGAGTTGAGTGCACGAATTTATGCTCGTGGTCAATATGACGAGGCATTGGCGTTGGCTGAAACTGCGTGTGACATCTATTCAGGTCTCGGTGTAGGCGCATCAACTGAAGGATTGGCACAGGCTTATTCGGCAATCGGTTACAACCTCAATCAACTCAAAAGGATGGACGAAGCAGCGACCGCAATGAGCAAGGCGGTGGAGATTCTGCGTCGCAATAAGTCGCCCATCGCTTTAGAACTCGCCTGCACTCTTGGGGAGTGGTGGTATTCGTCTAAGAATTACTTCAAAGTCATTGAGACGATGCAGGAGTGTGCGCAGGAGCATTTGCTTGATGGTAATGAGATTGGTGCTGCCAACGATTTACACCTGATTGGCTGCGCATACCGCGAGATTAAGAATTATGAAGATGCGATAATTAGTTTTAATGAGGCTAGGGCATTGTTTAAGAAGAACCGCGAGGTCATTCATGTTGCTCGTTGCGATCAGAAAATTGCGGCATGCCAGATTGAACTTGGCAGGGGAGAAGAAGCCCTTATTTCTGCTCGCAAAGCTTTGGATGTTTTTGAGACTGCCCATGATCACCGTCGGGAAACCTTTGCCTTATTTGAATATGCCAAGGCTCAAATTCTCCTTGGTCGCCTCGACGAAGGATTGATTACTCTCGAACAAGTCCTCCAGGCCTCAACAGATGAAGATTCGCGGGACTTCGAATTGATTGTGGATGTTGAAACTCGCATGGCTTCCGTGATGCGCTCGCAAGGGAAAGTGGCTGAAGCCGATGAAATTATCCGGCGGTTAGCGACGGTTTCGGAAGTTCTCGACGATAAGCAGGAGGGCTCCTAA
- a CDS encoding MFS transporter, translated as MKYGWLSRNLMVLTIVSLAQDAASELLYPLLPILLTGVIGAAPLALGVIEGCAEAAAGFTKLYSGRASDRLGRKPFVMAGYSVAGLGKVLVVTATAWPLFFFGRVIDRVGKGLRSTPRDALIHDSVPKEHLGKAFGFHRAGDNLGAVIGPLLALFGLYLLDGDVRKVAMWAIIPAIISVSFTFFIKDKSRAQIKLEPPKPSHGVLPASLKRAITILVLIQLTNIPDALLLLRLHDIGFDTQGVVIAYVLFSSVTMLMAFPAGYFADRFSPQAVYTIGLVAFAIAYFTLGYTSNHLVAIFALILYGIFPALTDGVGKAWIAGLSENDHRGRAQGVYQASMNFAILGAGIWGGALWTSGVREWPLMIAAVGAALGALLLIVENFRNRR; from the coding sequence ATGAAATACGGATGGCTCTCTCGCAACCTCATGGTCTTGACGATTGTCTCGCTAGCGCAAGACGCAGCAAGCGAACTTCTCTACCCACTCTTGCCGATACTTCTTACTGGTGTTATCGGTGCCGCCCCGCTTGCACTTGGAGTAATCGAAGGGTGTGCTGAGGCTGCTGCGGGATTTACAAAATTGTATTCAGGTAGAGCGAGTGATCGCCTGGGACGCAAACCCTTTGTCATGGCTGGGTACTCAGTTGCCGGCTTAGGCAAAGTCTTAGTTGTGACAGCAACCGCCTGGCCGCTTTTCTTTTTTGGTCGCGTCATCGACCGCGTAGGAAAAGGCCTTCGGAGTACTCCGCGAGATGCCCTGATTCATGATTCAGTGCCGAAGGAGCACCTCGGGAAGGCTTTCGGATTTCACCGGGCGGGAGACAATTTAGGCGCTGTCATCGGACCACTTCTTGCGTTGTTCGGTCTCTATTTGCTTGATGGAGATGTTCGCAAAGTCGCAATGTGGGCAATCATCCCGGCGATTATTTCTGTGTCTTTCACTTTCTTCATAAAAGACAAGTCTCGGGCGCAGATTAAGTTAGAGCCGCCAAAGCCCTCGCACGGCGTGCTGCCGGCGAGTTTAAAGAGGGCAATTACCATTCTCGTGTTAATTCAATTGACAAATATTCCAGACGCGCTCTTACTACTTCGCTTGCACGATATTGGTTTCGATACTCAAGGGGTTGTCATTGCATACGTCCTTTTTAGTAGTGTCACGATGCTGATGGCATTCCCCGCCGGATACTTTGCAGATCGTTTTTCACCTCAAGCGGTCTACACAATTGGATTAGTCGCCTTTGCTATCGCATATTTCACCCTGGGATACACGAGTAATCATCTGGTTGCGATTTTCGCCCTCATTCTTTATGGAATCTTCCCAGCGCTCACGGACGGAGTAGGTAAAGCGTGGATTGCTGGCCTGAGCGAAAATGATCATCGCGGACGCGCCCAAGGCGTGTACCAAGCCAGCATGAACTTCGCAATTCTTGGTGCAGGAATATGGGGAGGCGCCCTATGGACCTCAGGTGTTCGCGAATGGCCGCTCATGATCGCGGCGGTCGGTGCAGCTTTAGGAGCCCTCCTGCTTATCGTCGAGAACTTCCGAAACCGTCGCTAA
- a CDS encoding TrmH family RNA methyltransferase codes for MLPPATIGPGEFFPVVGVGPHPKPWPDGNQFDPELLELGDRRNVLDKYRYWSVEAIVADLNTKRHKLQIAIENWQHDLNIGSVVRTANAFNVSAVHIVGKRDWNKRGAMVTDRYLSVIHHPSVQDFSLWCKEHSIPIIGIDNVPGSLKLESSELPEECVLLFGQEGSGMSEEAVAVCSVLYAIEQYGSTRSMNASAAGAIAMYHWALQHLPR; via the coding sequence ATGCTTCCACCTGCAACTATCGGCCCCGGCGAATTTTTCCCGGTTGTCGGCGTTGGACCTCATCCAAAGCCATGGCCTGATGGTAACCAATTTGACCCGGAATTACTCGAACTCGGCGATCGCCGCAACGTCCTCGATAAGTACAGGTACTGGAGCGTTGAAGCAATAGTTGCGGACCTCAATACCAAGCGTCACAAATTGCAGATTGCAATTGAGAACTGGCAACACGACCTCAACATCGGCTCAGTCGTGCGCACCGCAAACGCTTTCAACGTCTCAGCGGTACATATCGTTGGCAAGCGTGACTGGAACAAGCGTGGCGCAATGGTCACAGATCGATACCTAAGCGTTATCCATCACCCGAGCGTGCAAGATTTCTCCCTCTGGTGCAAAGAGCATTCAATCCCAATCATTGGAATAGATAACGTTCCCGGCTCGCTCAAGTTGGAAAGTTCAGAACTTCCTGAGGAATGTGTTCTGCTCTTTGGACAAGAGGGCTCAGGAATGTCAGAGGAAGCAGTCGCAGTCTGCTCGGTGCTCTACGCCATCGAGCAGTACGGCTCGACACGATCTATGAATGCTTCAGCCGCTGGCGCAATTGCTATGTACCACTGGGCTCTCCAACATCTTCCGCGATAA
- a CDS encoding D-alanyl-D-alanine carboxypeptidase — protein MKLSPFRSTALLVIAVLGISTLPASAANLVSTAEISRVFSKISLSPHLANPSMILIDRNTGEVLFQKGTGAPRKPASILKLLSTTTALEFLDPNYRYVTQVSLATTPQTVIIQGALDPWMTTSYKLAKTQNRALLPYLATKAIYGLVAKENGPLTDISVRHIGLFTADINYLREFFKSKGITAHFSTIGPNYVAINTERVIASVTSPTITEMVKFALTWSDNLLADRLVRAAARATGFTNDDVGISNVIKKMLTTLQISDAGLFVLDGSGLSKSDRVTVRLVADLLLKIRGDEKFAAVYEGLPVSGITGTLEDRFLTTAPQAVGLVRAKTGTLNGTVSLAGYVESGDHEYVFVAIADRIKKGYVAAKMARATLDKLLGRITAPFIFPTQSSSSTPSSSSSEPPVGMTEMPPATELPIGADTTSSSSEPPVGLVSGAI, from the coding sequence ATGAAGCTTTCCCCATTTCGGTCAACGGCACTACTAGTTATTGCAGTGCTGGGGATCAGCACGCTCCCTGCCTCTGCTGCAAATCTTGTTAGTACCGCAGAGATCTCTCGAGTTTTTAGCAAGATTTCCTTATCGCCCCACCTGGCCAATCCTTCAATGATTTTGATTGATAGGAATACGGGTGAAGTGCTTTTCCAAAAGGGGACTGGAGCTCCTCGTAAACCCGCCTCAATTTTGAAACTCCTCTCAACTACAACCGCGTTAGAGTTTTTGGATCCAAACTACAGATACGTAACCCAGGTGTCACTCGCTACTACGCCGCAGACCGTCATTATCCAAGGCGCACTCGATCCTTGGATGACAACTAGTTATAAGTTGGCTAAAACTCAAAACCGTGCTCTATTGCCTTATCTTGCGACCAAGGCAATTTACGGACTGGTAGCGAAGGAGAATGGGCCACTTACAGACATCTCGGTTAGGCACATTGGACTCTTTACGGCAGATATTAATTATTTGCGCGAGTTTTTTAAGAGCAAGGGAATAACCGCACATTTTTCGACAATCGGACCGAATTACGTTGCTATCAATACTGAACGTGTGATCGCAAGTGTGACTTCGCCAACGATAACCGAGATGGTCAAATTCGCTCTTACTTGGAGTGACAACCTTCTAGCCGATCGACTAGTAAGAGCTGCAGCGCGTGCCACGGGTTTCACAAATGATGACGTTGGTATTTCGAATGTTATTAAGAAAATGTTGACGACTCTTCAGATTAGCGATGCCGGACTTTTTGTTCTTGACGGGAGCGGGCTGTCGAAAAGTGATCGCGTGACGGTCAGGCTGGTAGCGGATTTACTTTTGAAAATCAGGGGAGATGAGAAATTTGCAGCGGTTTATGAAGGTTTGCCCGTTTCGGGAATCACCGGGACTTTGGAAGATCGCTTCTTAACAACTGCCCCACAGGCGGTCGGGCTAGTGCGTGCCAAGACAGGAACACTCAACGGCACTGTGAGCTTGGCGGGTTACGTCGAATCCGGAGATCATGAGTATGTATTTGTGGCGATTGCAGACCGCATTAAAAAAGGATATGTGGCTGCCAAGATGGCTCGGGCGACCTTGGACAAATTGCTGGGGCGTATAACCGCCCCATTCATTTTCCCGACTCAGTCGTCGTCTTCGACGCCTTCGTCATCATCATCTGAGCCACCAGTGGGCATGACAGAGATGCCTCCTGCAACTGAACTACCGATTGGCGCAGATACGACTTCGTCGTCATCGGAGCCACCCGTTGGCTTGGTGAGCGGGGCAATTTGA
- a CDS encoding heme o synthase encodes MKLRVVELLLVTTLPAMVLARKGLPPIDLTLATILGGTLAAGSANAFNMVIECDLDKLMLRTSKRPLVTGVVGKRQATIFAAMIGVISLAIFWIFTTALATFLTFVAIAYYVLVYTVGLKPRTVQNIVWGGAAGCMPVLIGWAAITNSLSWAAVAFFFVIFFWTPPHFWALAIKYKDDYAAAGFPMLPVVAPKSKVRVEMWFHTIAMIISSIALIEIAKLPIWSLLITLSLGLVFAYQLLQLRDDSDSYGKIAGKIFQWSISYLSLFSVLLVVAQLIA; translated from the coding sequence ATGAAACTTCGCGTGGTAGAACTCCTACTTGTTACTACGCTGCCGGCAATGGTTCTGGCCCGCAAAGGATTACCGCCGATTGATCTCACCTTAGCCACAATCCTGGGGGGCACTCTTGCCGCTGGATCGGCGAATGCCTTCAATATGGTCATTGAGTGTGATCTAGATAAATTGATGCTACGGACGTCAAAGCGACCCTTAGTCACGGGCGTTGTTGGCAAGCGGCAGGCGACGATTTTCGCGGCCATGATTGGGGTTATCTCACTAGCCATCTTCTGGATCTTCACAACTGCGTTGGCGACATTTTTAACGTTTGTTGCCATTGCCTACTACGTCCTTGTCTACACGGTTGGCTTAAAGCCCCGAACCGTGCAGAACATCGTGTGGGGAGGCGCAGCTGGGTGCATGCCTGTCCTGATTGGATGGGCTGCGATTACAAATTCACTTTCGTGGGCCGCGGTTGCTTTTTTCTTTGTAATTTTTTTCTGGACCCCGCCTCACTTCTGGGCGCTGGCAATAAAATATAAGGACGATTATGCAGCAGCTGGTTTTCCGATGTTGCCCGTGGTCGCTCCAAAATCAAAAGTCCGCGTTGAAATGTGGTTTCACACAATAGCAATGATTATTTCTTCCATTGCTCTCATCGAAATTGCGAAGCTTCCCATCTGGTCGTTATTAATTACTCTATCTTTGGGGTTGGTTTTTGCTTACCAACTTCTCCAACTCCGTGATGATTCGGACTCCTACGGAAAAATCGCGGGAAAAATTTTCCAGTGGTCTATCAGTTACCTGAGTTTATTCTCAGTACTGCTTGTGGTCGCGCAACTTATTGCGTGA
- the metZ gene encoding O-succinylhomoserine sulfhydrylase, with the protein MSKRPWGYQPLPERPDPQWSLHPETHAVRAGLARSGFGETAEALYLTSGFTYASAEQAVESFTDETDHFVYGRFANPTIAMFEERLAAIEGAPYCVATGSGMSAMFASVACLVKAGDRVVASASMFSSCYVVLMEILPKWGVTTELVKGNDPVAWAEALSKPTAAVFIETPSNPMLDVVDIRMVSDLAHQVGAVVIVDNVMASPILQKPLQLGADVVMYSATKHIDGQGRVLAGAILGSFSYIHESLNPFIRHTGPSLSPFNAWVLVKSLETMSMRVEKMSNSAHTLAQYLETCPQVKSVRYPGLKSHKDYETAQKQMSGGGTTIGIEFAGGKKNVFEFMNALRVIDISNNLGDSKSLITHPASTTHRRLAPEVQAEMGITESVMRLSVGLEHPSDLLKDIEQALTQ; encoded by the coding sequence ATGAGTAAACGCCCGTGGGGATACCAGCCTCTGCCCGAACGTCCGGATCCACAGTGGTCCCTTCATCCCGAAACGCACGCAGTTCGCGCCGGATTGGCTCGGTCAGGTTTCGGTGAAACTGCCGAAGCGCTCTACCTCACCAGCGGATTCACCTACGCCAGCGCAGAACAAGCAGTTGAGTCCTTCACCGACGAAACCGACCACTTTGTCTACGGTCGCTTTGCCAATCCAACGATCGCCATGTTCGAAGAACGCCTGGCAGCAATCGAAGGTGCACCATATTGCGTAGCAACAGGATCTGGAATGTCAGCGATGTTTGCCTCCGTCGCCTGCCTAGTTAAGGCCGGAGACCGAGTCGTCGCCTCCGCATCAATGTTTAGTTCTTGCTATGTGGTCCTCATGGAAATTCTTCCTAAGTGGGGGGTTACTACAGAATTGGTGAAAGGCAACGATCCAGTTGCCTGGGCAGAAGCACTCTCCAAGCCAACTGCAGCGGTTTTTATCGAAACTCCGAGCAATCCCATGCTGGATGTCGTCGATATAAGAATGGTGAGCGATCTCGCCCATCAAGTCGGCGCAGTTGTCATTGTCGATAACGTCATGGCATCACCCATACTTCAAAAGCCACTCCAACTTGGGGCAGATGTTGTTATGTACTCTGCGACCAAACACATTGACGGACAGGGTCGCGTATTAGCAGGCGCAATACTCGGAAGCTTCTCGTATATCCACGAGAGCCTCAATCCATTTATTCGTCACACCGGGCCATCACTGAGCCCATTTAATGCCTGGGTCTTGGTGAAATCCCTCGAGACCATGTCGATGCGGGTGGAAAAGATGAGCAACAGCGCGCACACCCTGGCTCAATATCTTGAAACCTGTCCGCAAGTAAAAAGTGTCAGGTACCCAGGATTGAAATCGCATAAGGATTACGAAACTGCCCAGAAGCAGATGTCGGGCGGCGGGACAACAATTGGCATCGAATTTGCGGGCGGAAAAAAGAACGTATTTGAATTCATGAATGCCTTGCGGGTTATTGATATCTCAAACAATCTTGGCGATAGCAAATCGCTGATTACGCATCCCGCGTCAACAACTCATCGACGGCTTGCCCCAGAAGTTCAGGCAGAAATGGGAATTACTGAATCCGTCATGCGTCTTTCGGTGGGATTAGAGCATCCATCTGACCTACTCAAAGATATCGAGCAGGCGCTCACGCAATAA
- a CDS encoding ATP-binding cassette domain-containing protein, whose amino-acid sequence MSDLALSVLDLSKSYGEQKAVSHASFAVPFGTICGFVGPNGSGKTTTMRMLLGLITPTGGNAHVLGEPISHPERYLDRVGAMIEGPAFYPALSGAENLRVLATLGGLSIDRVQGLLDRVGLGDRANSKYKTYSLGMKQRLGIAAALLPTPQLLLLDEPTNGLDPAGIQEVRELLRSLADDGTTVFVSSHLLSEIETISDSLVMLRKGDVIFAGKTQELLLQQQPTIIAKSADPKDLLRLLEIAHHAGHEGSIVDGVARILGPTEWAVTLNKLAFDSGIILSQLSPVLPSLEATFFEMTGDPQ is encoded by the coding sequence ATGTCCGATCTTGCACTCTCGGTTCTGGATCTGAGCAAGAGCTACGGCGAGCAGAAGGCCGTCTCCCATGCCAGTTTTGCAGTTCCTTTCGGCACCATCTGCGGTTTTGTCGGACCCAATGGCTCTGGAAAAACGACCACCATGCGGATGCTTCTCGGTCTAATAACCCCGACGGGTGGAAATGCACACGTGCTAGGCGAGCCAATCAGCCATCCGGAGCGTTACCTAGATCGGGTGGGGGCGATGATCGAGGGTCCGGCGTTCTATCCAGCCTTGAGTGGTGCGGAGAACTTGAGAGTCCTGGCCACACTGGGAGGGCTTTCAATTGATCGAGTGCAGGGGCTCCTTGATCGCGTAGGACTGGGCGATAGAGCCAATTCAAAATACAAAACATACTCGCTCGGTATGAAACAGCGGCTTGGAATTGCGGCTGCGCTTCTGCCCACTCCGCAACTTCTCTTACTGGACGAACCAACAAATGGTTTGGATCCGGCAGGGATTCAAGAGGTTCGCGAACTGCTTCGCTCACTTGCAGATGATGGGACAACGGTATTTGTTTCTTCACATTTGCTCTCGGAAATCGAAACGATCAGTGATTCACTCGTCATGCTCCGTAAAGGCGACGTTATATTTGCAGGAAAGACTCAAGAGCTCCTCTTGCAACAACAACCAACGATTATCGCAAAGAGCGCTGATCCGAAAGATCTCTTGAGATTGCTGGAGATTGCTCATCATGCCGGGCATGAGGGGTCGATAGTTGATGGCGTCGCTCGCATTCTTGGTCCAACTGAATGGGCTGTGACGCTAAATAAATTGGCATTCGACTCAGGAATTATTCTTTCGCAACTTTCTCCTGTCCTGCCAAGCCTGGAGGCGACCTTCTTTGAAATGACGGGGGACCCGCAGTGA
- a CDS encoding ABC transporter permease subunit, with translation MINVFFAEWRKLRRPGLFVGTMVAVVGVSALVTSLLFLMIDSTQNNPHQEQMANRATLELPIGVSVGFAASAGLLGLVALCIFASQTAQEFTYGTLRNLLVRQPRRLTLLLGKFFAMNLFALISVFLSAIVSVSLAFALSGKAKVATTAWSTSEARTALLHTFVNVLISVIASGTIGMILGLLLRSPISSISIGVGWLLVVENIVAATVDRSGRWLPGQLINSVAAGGDFNASYSHALLILSAYLATGVIVAAVLFGRRDVAN, from the coding sequence GTGATCAATGTATTTTTTGCCGAGTGGCGTAAGTTGCGTCGCCCCGGACTCTTTGTTGGAACAATGGTGGCGGTTGTTGGAGTGAGTGCACTTGTGACCTCACTTCTCTTTCTCATGATCGACTCAACTCAAAATAATCCACATCAAGAGCAAATGGCCAATCGAGCAACTCTGGAACTTCCGATTGGAGTGTCGGTTGGATTTGCCGCTTCCGCAGGATTGCTTGGATTGGTTGCCCTCTGTATCTTTGCTTCCCAGACCGCGCAGGAGTTCACCTACGGGACACTGCGCAATTTGTTGGTTCGTCAACCGCGCAGGCTGACACTTTTGCTCGGTAAGTTTTTTGCGATGAATCTCTTTGCACTCATTTCTGTTTTTCTTTCAGCGATTGTGAGTGTTTCACTGGCCTTCGCACTGTCAGGAAAGGCGAAAGTTGCCACGACTGCCTGGTCAACATCGGAGGCGAGGACTGCACTCCTTCACACCTTTGTTAATGTCCTTATCTCTGTGATTGCTTCCGGAACTATCGGCATGATTCTTGGACTGCTTCTACGTTCGCCTATTAGTTCAATCTCAATTGGAGTCGGATGGTTGCTCGTGGTGGAAAATATAGTCGCCGCAACCGTGGATCGTTCAGGCAGATGGCTGCCTGGGCAGTTGATCAATTCAGTTGCAGCAGGAGGCGATTTCAACGCTTCTTATTCGCATGCATTGCTCATACTTTCCGCGTATCTGGCTACCGGAGTGATTGTCGCCGCGGTGCTCTTTGGCCGACGTGACGTAGCAAATTAA
- a CDS encoding C40 family peptidase produces the protein MCNVAPAFAKSPKPTLAQIEAAKKAEAAKRAVANAAAAVLAQANQTLRTLTSKSDAARAKYLRSLQDLAVAQKISKAAARHALQTSAAVFQAHRVIGQLATNAYMMGGGLADIEPLLSSTGPQDLVDQLSNLNTLGSNNSTALDRYKAAEVVARAAQAEADAAKLAQQRATIAVASAKKSADEAKAAQQAEVDKLQKVQDDLMKELASAKRVRITLEQQRQLALLEEAQANQAAQTPGQAKIWPDRGFRGRSTQRTNAAQQLQAVAYARAQVLAGKPYVWGAQGPNSFDCSGLVYAAFKAAGLGWPNWDRLNAALYAGYVKHVSLSELQPGDLLFYSYKGSIATIHHISIYAGDGMMWEARSTKSGLRFSNMYSVSGLMPFGGRV, from the coding sequence GTGTGTAATGTCGCGCCTGCCTTCGCAAAATCTCCAAAGCCGACTTTGGCGCAGATCGAAGCCGCCAAGAAAGCAGAAGCAGCTAAACGTGCGGTCGCAAATGCGGCCGCAGCTGTACTAGCACAGGCAAACCAAACCCTCCGAACCCTTACTTCCAAATCAGATGCTGCGCGCGCGAAGTATCTGCGCTCTCTCCAGGATCTGGCCGTCGCACAGAAGATTTCCAAAGCAGCAGCACGTCACGCACTCCAAACTTCAGCTGCAGTGTTCCAAGCGCATCGAGTGATCGGGCAACTTGCAACGAATGCTTACATGATGGGTGGTGGACTCGCAGATATCGAACCATTGTTAAGTTCGACTGGACCACAGGATCTTGTGGATCAACTTTCTAATTTGAATACGCTGGGTTCTAACAATTCAACTGCGCTCGATCGATACAAGGCGGCGGAAGTAGTTGCCCGAGCGGCACAAGCCGAGGCAGATGCGGCAAAGTTGGCACAGCAGAGGGCGACCATTGCAGTTGCAAGTGCAAAAAAGAGTGCGGACGAGGCCAAGGCGGCACAGCAAGCAGAAGTTGATAAATTGCAGAAGGTGCAAGACGATTTGATGAAAGAACTTGCAAGTGCGAAGCGAGTACGTATCACTCTTGAACAGCAACGGCAGTTAGCACTTCTGGAAGAGGCGCAGGCAAATCAAGCCGCACAAACTCCTGGTCAAGCAAAAATTTGGCCAGATCGTGGATTTAGGGGCCGATCAACGCAACGGACTAATGCGGCTCAACAGTTACAGGCGGTTGCGTATGCTCGTGCTCAAGTTCTTGCCGGAAAGCCTTATGTCTGGGGGGCACAAGGTCCCAATTCCTTTGATTGCTCGGGGTTGGTTTACGCCGCCTTCAAAGCCGCAGGATTAGGGTGGCCAAACTGGGATCGTCTCAATGCCGCTTTATATGCAGGCTATGTGAAGCATGTTTCGCTCAGCGAACTTCAACCCGGTGATCTTCTCTTCTACTCGTATAAAGGATCTATTGCTACGATTCATCACATCTCAATTTACGCTGGCGATGGCATGATGTGGGAAGCGCGATCAACCAAGTCGGGTTTGAGATTCTCAAATATGTACAGCGTGAGCGGACTTATGCCATTCGGCGGTCGGGTCTAG